Proteins encoded together in one Kitasatospora albolonga window:
- a CDS encoding ferredoxin, which translates to MGDRWHVEVDRSVCIGSGMCVNHAPAAFHLDTARQSHPSEEDHDAAEQILAAAEGCPVEAITLTLAGSGEVVFPPEE; encoded by the coding sequence ATGGGCGACCGCTGGCACGTGGAGGTCGACCGCTCGGTCTGCATCGGCTCCGGCATGTGCGTCAACCACGCCCCGGCCGCCTTCCACCTGGACACCGCCCGCCAGTCCCACCCGTCGGAGGAGGACCACGACGCGGCCGAACAGATCCTCGCGGCGGCGGAGGGCTGCCCGGTGGAGGCGATCACGCTGACGCTGGCGGGGTCGGGGGAGGTGGTTTTTCCGCCGGAGGAGTAG
- a CDS encoding aldehyde dehydrogenase → MTELVEHGHLFIGGEFTDPLGTDVIEVISPHTEQVIGRVPHASEADVDRAVAGARRAFDEGPWPRMSLDERIAVITRIKDAFAVRHEEFARLISAQNGTPYSASVMVQALAAMMVWDSAITVARTFPYEERRDGVLGPLLVRREPVGVVAAVVPWNVPQFTAAAKLAPALLAGCTAVLKVSPETPLDAYLLAEITAEAGLPPGVLSILPADREVSEYLVGHPGVDKVSFTGSVAAGRRVMEVASRNLTRVTLELGGKSAAVILPDADLEAAVAGIVPFAWMINGQACVAQTRILAPRSRYDEMAEAFAAAAGALRVGDPLDPTTELGPLVARRQQQRSLDYIRLGQEEGAKILTGGSRPASQERGWYVEPTLFGSVDNSMRIAREEIFGPVICLIPYADEAEAVRIADDSPYGLSGSVWTADTERGIDIARCIRTGTYSVNTFSLDMLGPFGGYKNSGLGREFGPEGYGEFFEHKMIHLPAGYRSA, encoded by the coding sequence ATGACAGAGCTTGTGGAACACGGACACCTGTTCATCGGCGGGGAGTTCACCGATCCGCTCGGCACCGACGTCATCGAGGTGATCTCCCCGCACACCGAACAGGTCATCGGCCGCGTCCCGCACGCTTCCGAGGCCGATGTGGACCGAGCGGTCGCCGGGGCCCGCCGAGCCTTTGACGAAGGCCCCTGGCCCCGGATGTCGCTGGACGAGCGGATCGCGGTGATCACGCGGATCAAGGACGCGTTCGCCGTACGCCACGAGGAGTTCGCGCGCCTGATCAGCGCGCAGAACGGGACCCCGTACAGCGCGAGCGTGATGGTGCAGGCGCTGGCCGCGATGATGGTCTGGGACTCGGCGATCACGGTGGCGCGCACGTTCCCGTACGAGGAACGCCGCGACGGAGTCCTCGGCCCGCTCCTGGTCCGCCGGGAGCCGGTCGGGGTGGTGGCGGCGGTCGTCCCGTGGAACGTCCCCCAGTTCACGGCCGCCGCCAAGCTGGCCCCGGCGCTCCTGGCGGGCTGCACCGCGGTCCTGAAGGTCTCCCCGGAAACCCCCCTGGACGCCTACCTCCTGGCGGAGATCACGGCGGAGGCGGGCCTGCCCCCCGGGGTCCTCTCCATCCTCCCGGCCGACCGCGAGGTCAGCGAGTACCTGGTGGGCCACCCGGGCGTGGACAAGGTCTCCTTCACGGGCTCGGTGGCCGCCGGCCGCCGCGTGATGGAGGTCGCCTCCCGCAACCTCACCCGCGTCACGCTGGAGCTGGGCGGCAAGTCGGCGGCGGTGATCCTGCCGGACGCGGACCTGGAGGCGGCGGTCGCGGGCATCGTCCCCTTCGCCTGGATGATCAACGGCCAGGCGTGCGTGGCCCAGACCCGCATCCTGGCCCCGCGCTCCCGCTACGACGAAATGGCGGAGGCGTTCGCGGCGGCGGCGGGAGCCCTGCGCGTGGGCGACCCCCTGGACCCGACCACCGAACTGGGCCCGCTGGTGGCCCGACGCCAGCAGCAACGCTCCCTGGACTACATCCGTCTGGGCCAGGAGGAAGGCGCCAAGATCCTCACCGGCGGCAGCCGCCCCGCCTCCCAGGAGCGCGGCTGGTACGTCGAACCCACCCTCTTCGGCTCGGTCGACAACTCCATGCGCATCGCCCGCGAGGAGATCTTCGGCCCGGTGATCTGCCTGATCCCGTACGCCGACGAGGCCGAGGCCGTCCGCATCGCCGACGACTCCCCGTACGGCCTCAGCGGCAGCGTCTGGACGGCGGACACGGAACGCGGCATCGACATCGCCCGCTGCATCCGCACGGGCACGTACAGCGTGAACACCTTCAGCCTCGACATGCTCGGCCCGTTCGGCGGCTACAAGAACTCCGGCCTGGGCCGCGAGTTCGGCCCCGAGGGCTACGGCGAGTTCTTCGAGCACAAGATGATCCACCTCCCCGCCGGCTACCGGAGCGCCTGA